A single genomic interval of Juglans regia cultivar Chandler chromosome 1, Walnut 2.0, whole genome shotgun sequence harbors:
- the LOC109012728 gene encoding probable pectin methylesterase CGR2 yields MASSKSNLLLLLCALFAIFLIVSSEVLAVSNDHTECRTIPILKKAYGDSMHKILHVGPDICSVVSKLLKEEETEAWGVEPYDIEDADTNCKALVRKGVVRVADINFPLPYRPKSFFLVIVSDALDYLSPRYLNKTLPDLARVSADGLVIFTENHKETTGLEEAAKHGDPGYGYPGGEYGSHGGYSSHGRYPRRGCRYRCDCHRYRYAPGCQRCCNAN; encoded by the exons ATGGCTTCTTCAAAATCTAATTTATTGTTACTTCTTTGTGCTCTCTTCGCTATTTTTCTCATAGTCTCATCTGAAGTACTTGCAGTTTCAAATGATCATACAG AATGCCGGACAATTCCTATTTTGAAGAAAGCATATGGAGAcagcatgcataaaattttgCATGTTGGTCCAGACATCTGTTCGGTGGTTTCTAAATTGCTTAAAGAGGAGGAAACTGAAGCTTGGGGCGTGGAACCATATGATATAGAGGATGCAGATACTAACTGCAAAGCTCTTGTCCGCAAAGGCGTTGTGCGTGTAGCTGATATCAACTTTCCTCTTCCATATAGACCAAAATCGTTTTTCCTTGTAATTGTTTCAGATGCTCTGGATTACTTATCTCCAAGATATCTCAACAAGACCCTTCCTGATTTGGCAAGAGTATCAGCTGATGGTCTTGTGATATTTACAG AAAATCACAAAGAAACGACTGGGTTGGAAGAAGCTGCCAAGCATGGAGATCCTGGCTATGGCTATCCAGGAGGTGAATATGGGAGTCATGGCGGGTACTCAAGCCATGGAAGATACCCAAGAAGGGGATGTCGCTATCGTTGTGATTGCCATAGATACCGTTATGCACCAGGCTGCCAAAGGTGCTGTAATGCTAATTAA
- the LOC109012646 gene encoding glycine-rich protein-like, which yields MGSKAFVLLGLVLACIMLLMISSEVAARDLAETSSDQENAEFTKDIDGVNEIVGTDGNYGGGGKGKYGGRRGGCYYGCCRRGYYGNRCRKCCSYAGEAVHVDAETDPSSQTPAGLN from the exons ATGGGTTCCAAAGCTTTCGTTTTGCTAGGTCTTGTGTTGGCCTGCATTATGCTCCTCATGATCTCTTCGGAGGTGGCAGCAAGGGACTTGGCTGAGACTTCCTCTGACCAGGAAAACG CGGAGTTCACCAAAGATATCGATGGAGTCAATGAGATAGTCGGTACTGATGGCAactatggtggtggtggtaaaGGTAAATATGGTGGCAGACGAGGAGGCTGCTACTATGGCTGTTGTCGTCGGGGTTACTATGGAAATAGATGCAGAAAGTGCTGCTCTTATGCTGGTGAAGCTGTCCATGTTGATGCAGAAACAGATCCAAGCAGCCAAACCCCAGCGGGCcttaactaa
- the LOC109012647 gene encoding transcription initiation factor TFIID subunit 6 isoform X1: MSIVPKENIEVIAQSIGINNLSSDVALALAPDAEYRMREIMQEAIKCMRHSKRTTLTADDVDAALNMRNVEPIYGFASMGPLRFKRAIGQRDLFYIDDKDVDLKDVIETPLPKAPLDTAVHCHWLAIEGVQPAIPENASVEVIAAPSDGKKLEQKEQKDDGLPVDIKLPVKHVLSRELQLYFDKITELTMNSSDSVLFKQALVSLATDSGLHPLVPYFTYFIADEVSRGLSDYSLLFALMRIVRSLLRNPHIHIEPYLHQLMPSVVTCLVARRLGNRFADNHWELRDFTANLVASICKRFGHVYSNLQTRLTKTLLNAFLDPKRAMTQQYGAIRGLAALGPTVVRILILPNLEPYMRLLEPEMLLEKQKNEMKRHEAWRVYGTLLHAAGQCLYDRLKVFPPLSSQPARAVWRTNARVIGTALNKRKSMEQVEEQSPHKKIATDGPILADLSNSSPPHMEGKALLPDSTVDSNVGPSSSSRQMLDEIMLDGRGRRDEGDNQALNASAMLTQIWKNDLDSGRLLDFLFDQFGEGILSFIPAPEMSLFL; the protein is encoded by the exons ATGAGCATTGTGCCCAAGGAGAACATTGAGGTCATAGCACAAAGCATTGGGATTAACAACTTGTCTTCTGatgttgcacttgctcttgctcCCGATGCGGAATATCGAATGCGTGAGATCATGCAG GAGGCCATCAAATGCATGCGTCACTCTAAGAGAACGACATTGACAGCAGATGATGTTGATGCTGCACTGAATATGAGAAATGTTGAG CCAATATACGGCTTTGCCTCTATGGGTCCTTTGCGGTTCAAAAGAGCTATTGGGCAGAGGGATTTGTTTTACATTGATGACAAGGATGTCGATCTTAAAGAT GTGATTGAGACTCCTTTACCAAAGGCACCTCTTGATACAGCAGTTCATTGTCACTGGCTAGCTATTGAAGGTGTACAACCTGCTATTCCGGAAAATGCTTCTGTAGAAG TAATTGCAGCTCCTTCTGATGGCAAGAAGCTTGAACAGAAGGAACAGAAGGATGATGGACTTCCTGTTGATATTAAATTACCAGTTAAGCACGTATTGTCTAGGGAGCTTCAg CTTTACTTTGACAAAATCACCGAGCTTACCATGAATAGCTCGGATTCGGTCCTCTTCAAACAAGCATTAGTTAGTTTGGCCACAGACTCAGGACTTCATCCTTTGGTTCCATATTTCACCTATTTTATAGCTGATGAG GTATCTCGTGGTTTAAGTGATTATTCCCTTCTCTTTGCTTTGATGCGTATTGTGCGTAGTCTTCTTCGAAATCCTCATATTCACATAGAACCTTAT CTACACCAATTGATGCCTTCTGTGGTTACATGCCTTGTTGCAAGAAGGTTGGGAAATAGGTTCGCAGACAACCACTGGGAACTGAGAGACTTCACTGCAAACCTGGTTGCTTCAATATGCAAAAG ATTTGGGCATGTTTATAGTAATCTCCAGACACGCCTGACAAAAACTTTGCTCAATGCATTTTTGGATCCCAAACGAGCAATGACTCAACAGTATGGTGCTATTCGAGGATTGGCAGCCTTAGGACCCACTGTG GTTCGCATTCTTATACTGCCAAATCTTGAGCCATACATGCGACTTCTTGAACCAGAGATGCTTCTTGAGAAACAAAAGAACGAGATGAAGAGACATGAAGCTTGGCGTGTTTATGGAACCCTGCTG CATGCAGCAGGTCAATGTCTGTATGATCGGCTCAAGGTTTTCCCACCCCTATCATCCCAACCAGCGCGTGCAGTATGGAGGACCAATGCAAGAGTCATTGGCACAGCACTAA ATAAACGCAAGAGCATGGAGCAAGTGGAAGAGCAGTCACCCCACAAGAAAATAGCAACTGATGGTCCAATTCTTGCAGATTTAAGCAATTCTTCCCCGCCTCACATGGAAGGGAAAGCTTTGCTTCCAGATTCTACGGTTGATTCCAATGTGGGCCCATCCTCATCCTCTAGACAGATGCTTGATGAGATAATGTTGGATGGCAGAGGGAGGAGAGACGAGGGTGATAATCAAGCTCTGAATGCATCAGCCATGCTCACTCAGATATGGAAGAACGACTTGGATTCTGGGCGTCTCCTGGACTTCTTGTTTGATCAGTTTGGTGAAGGCATATTATCCTTCATTCCAGCTCCAGAGATGTCTTTGTTCTTATGA
- the LOC109012647 gene encoding transcription initiation factor TFIID subunit 6 isoform X2 has translation MSIVPKENIEVIAQSIGINNLSSDVALALAPDAEYRMREIMQEAIKCMRHSKRTTLTADDVDAALNMRNVEPIYGFASMGPLRFKRAIGQRDLFYIDDKDVDLKDVIETPLPKAPLDTAVHCHWLAIEGVQPAIPENASVEAPSDGKKLEQKEQKDDGLPVDIKLPVKHVLSRELQLYFDKITELTMNSSDSVLFKQALVSLATDSGLHPLVPYFTYFIADEVSRGLSDYSLLFALMRIVRSLLRNPHIHIEPYLHQLMPSVVTCLVARRLGNRFADNHWELRDFTANLVASICKRFGHVYSNLQTRLTKTLLNAFLDPKRAMTQQYGAIRGLAALGPTVVRILILPNLEPYMRLLEPEMLLEKQKNEMKRHEAWRVYGTLLHAAGQCLYDRLKVFPPLSSQPARAVWRTNARVIGTALNKRKSMEQVEEQSPHKKIATDGPILADLSNSSPPHMEGKALLPDSTVDSNVGPSSSSRQMLDEIMLDGRGRRDEGDNQALNASAMLTQIWKNDLDSGRLLDFLFDQFGEGILSFIPAPEMSLFL, from the exons ATGAGCATTGTGCCCAAGGAGAACATTGAGGTCATAGCACAAAGCATTGGGATTAACAACTTGTCTTCTGatgttgcacttgctcttgctcCCGATGCGGAATATCGAATGCGTGAGATCATGCAG GAGGCCATCAAATGCATGCGTCACTCTAAGAGAACGACATTGACAGCAGATGATGTTGATGCTGCACTGAATATGAGAAATGTTGAG CCAATATACGGCTTTGCCTCTATGGGTCCTTTGCGGTTCAAAAGAGCTATTGGGCAGAGGGATTTGTTTTACATTGATGACAAGGATGTCGATCTTAAAGAT GTGATTGAGACTCCTTTACCAAAGGCACCTCTTGATACAGCAGTTCATTGTCACTGGCTAGCTATTGAAGGTGTACAACCTGCTATTCCGGAAAATGCTTCTGTAGAAG CTCCTTCTGATGGCAAGAAGCTTGAACAGAAGGAACAGAAGGATGATGGACTTCCTGTTGATATTAAATTACCAGTTAAGCACGTATTGTCTAGGGAGCTTCAg CTTTACTTTGACAAAATCACCGAGCTTACCATGAATAGCTCGGATTCGGTCCTCTTCAAACAAGCATTAGTTAGTTTGGCCACAGACTCAGGACTTCATCCTTTGGTTCCATATTTCACCTATTTTATAGCTGATGAG GTATCTCGTGGTTTAAGTGATTATTCCCTTCTCTTTGCTTTGATGCGTATTGTGCGTAGTCTTCTTCGAAATCCTCATATTCACATAGAACCTTAT CTACACCAATTGATGCCTTCTGTGGTTACATGCCTTGTTGCAAGAAGGTTGGGAAATAGGTTCGCAGACAACCACTGGGAACTGAGAGACTTCACTGCAAACCTGGTTGCTTCAATATGCAAAAG ATTTGGGCATGTTTATAGTAATCTCCAGACACGCCTGACAAAAACTTTGCTCAATGCATTTTTGGATCCCAAACGAGCAATGACTCAACAGTATGGTGCTATTCGAGGATTGGCAGCCTTAGGACCCACTGTG GTTCGCATTCTTATACTGCCAAATCTTGAGCCATACATGCGACTTCTTGAACCAGAGATGCTTCTTGAGAAACAAAAGAACGAGATGAAGAGACATGAAGCTTGGCGTGTTTATGGAACCCTGCTG CATGCAGCAGGTCAATGTCTGTATGATCGGCTCAAGGTTTTCCCACCCCTATCATCCCAACCAGCGCGTGCAGTATGGAGGACCAATGCAAGAGTCATTGGCACAGCACTAA ATAAACGCAAGAGCATGGAGCAAGTGGAAGAGCAGTCACCCCACAAGAAAATAGCAACTGATGGTCCAATTCTTGCAGATTTAAGCAATTCTTCCCCGCCTCACATGGAAGGGAAAGCTTTGCTTCCAGATTCTACGGTTGATTCCAATGTGGGCCCATCCTCATCCTCTAGACAGATGCTTGATGAGATAATGTTGGATGGCAGAGGGAGGAGAGACGAGGGTGATAATCAAGCTCTGAATGCATCAGCCATGCTCACTCAGATATGGAAGAACGACTTGGATTCTGGGCGTCTCCTGGACTTCTTGTTTGATCAGTTTGGTGAAGGCATATTATCCTTCATTCCAGCTCCAGAGATGTCTTTGTTCTTATGA
- the LOC109012648 gene encoding uncharacterized protein LOC109012648, translating into MSVEVLDAATIFNFVDDEEAFEISVCDRFAHLDTNHDGLLSYVEMLKELQSLRVFETHFGIDVKPDPDELARVYASLFMQFDHDSNGTVDLVEFKEETKRMMLAMANGMGFLPVQMILEEDSFLKKAVDRESTRVAV; encoded by the coding sequence ATGAGCGTAGAAGTATTGGATGCTGCCACCATCTTCAACTTCGTTGATGATGAAGAAGCATTCGAAATCTCGGTATGTGACCGTTTTGCTCACCTTGACACCAACCATGATGGTCTTCTCTCCTATGTAGAGATGTTGAAGGAGCTTCAGAGTCTgagggtctttgagacccattTCGGCATCGACGTGAAGCCAGACCCTGACGAGCTAGCTCGTGTCTATGCTTCCCTATTCATGCAGTTCGATCATGACTCTAATGGGACAGTCGATCTGGTGGAGTTCAAGGAGGAAACCAAGCGAATGATGCTTGCTATGGCCAACGGCATGGGGTTCTTGCCGGTTCAGATGATCCTGGAAGAGGATAGCTTCCTGAAGAAAGCTGTTGATCGAGAATCCACAAGGGTGGCGGTTTAA